The Streptomyces sp. Je 1-332 genome has a window encoding:
- a CDS encoding peptidoglycan recognition family protein — MDHRTRGFPSRRRLLQGAALAAIPAVPAMLLPATRATARPRADDYPLAEWVPASTSNYTAANRPSTYPVDYVVVHVTQETYADTLAIFQNSAKKVSAHYVVRSKDGRIAQCVRERNVGWHAGNWDYNTRSIGIEHEGWVDQPEYFTDAMYEQSALLTAAICDRYAIPKDRKHIIGHVEVPGADHTDPGPHWDWTRYIRLVNSA, encoded by the coding sequence ATGGATCACCGCACCAGAGGATTTCCCAGCCGGCGCAGGCTGTTGCAAGGGGCAGCCCTGGCCGCCATCCCCGCCGTCCCCGCCATGCTCCTCCCCGCCACCCGCGCCACGGCCCGGCCTCGGGCGGACGACTATCCGCTCGCCGAGTGGGTTCCGGCCAGCACCTCCAACTACACGGCGGCCAATCGCCCCAGCACCTACCCCGTTGACTACGTCGTCGTCCACGTCACCCAGGAGACCTACGCCGACACGCTCGCCATCTTCCAGAACTCGGCGAAGAAGGTGTCGGCCCACTATGTGGTGCGCTCCAAGGACGGACGTATCGCCCAGTGCGTACGCGAGCGCAACGTCGGCTGGCACGCGGGCAACTGGGACTACAACACCCGAAGCATCGGTATCGAGCACGAAGGATGGGTGGATCAGCCCGAGTACTTCACCGACGCGATGTACGAGCAGTCCGCGCTGCTGACCGCGGCCATCTGCGACCGGTATGCCATTCCCAAGGACCGCAAGCACATCATCGGGCATGTCGAAGTGCCCGGCGCCGACCACACCGATCCCGGACCGCACTGGGACTGGACGCGCTATATCCGCCTGGTCAACTCTGCCTGA
- a CDS encoding carboxymuconolactone decarboxylase family protein, with translation MTQKYPTRVPPVDLDKLSGRQEAVRIKMGPYGESGTSTMMKTFLNYPEFARSIGRIGTRVTLTSDLQPRLARLAALRAAWLCESEYLWAQLREESRAYGIGDAELDEVAGGARGDLLNSIEQHTVEAIDELHDTHYLSEEKWYRIDRLGPNALLDLMTTYGFVLTLAAAVNSMGVQLEGDVTGWGDALASSGHASGRALEAPRRLSKRVFEADYSLLSPPQIEQASRMGRRGKPTTSKLQKAMINYPEFLRSMSPFGKRAIDDTSLPPRVWQLACMRTVWLCDSEYLWSQHRKASLKLGVTDEDLFGVAEGPKSPLLKDFDRVIVSTVDDLYHRNRISDENWDQFDEFGPEGVTDLILVYGLYVLQSCVARNFGTTLEEGSLGYLPDLDQFREQQQRRH, from the coding sequence ATGACGCAGAAGTACCCGACACGTGTTCCACCGGTGGACCTGGACAAGCTCTCCGGGCGCCAGGAAGCCGTGCGTATCAAGATGGGCCCGTACGGTGAGAGCGGCACCTCCACCATGATGAAGACCTTCCTCAACTATCCCGAGTTCGCCCGTTCCATCGGGCGGATCGGCACTCGGGTCACCTTGACCAGCGATCTCCAGCCACGCCTGGCCCGGCTCGCCGCACTGCGTGCCGCCTGGCTGTGCGAGAGCGAGTATCTATGGGCTCAACTGCGTGAGGAGAGCCGGGCTTACGGGATCGGCGACGCAGAGCTCGACGAGGTCGCGGGCGGCGCCCGCGGCGACCTGCTGAACAGCATCGAGCAACACACCGTCGAGGCGATCGACGAGCTGCACGACACGCACTACCTCTCCGAAGAGAAGTGGTACCGGATCGACCGGCTCGGTCCGAACGCCCTCCTGGACCTCATGACGACCTACGGCTTCGTCCTCACCCTCGCCGCCGCGGTCAACAGCATGGGCGTACAACTGGAGGGCGACGTCACCGGATGGGGCGATGCGCTCGCGTCGTCGGGCCACGCGAGCGGGCGGGCCCTTGAGGCGCCCCGCCGGCTGAGCAAACGCGTCTTCGAGGCGGACTACTCGCTCCTGAGTCCGCCCCAGATCGAGCAGGCAAGCCGCATGGGGCGCCGCGGAAAGCCGACCACCTCGAAGCTCCAGAAGGCGATGATCAACTACCCGGAGTTCCTCCGGTCGATGTCCCCCTTCGGCAAGCGCGCGATCGACGACACCTCACTGCCACCGCGCGTCTGGCAGCTCGCCTGCATGCGCACGGTCTGGCTGTGCGACAGCGAGTATCTGTGGTCCCAGCACCGCAAGGCATCCCTGAAGCTGGGCGTCACGGACGAGGACCTGTTCGGCGTCGCCGAAGGCCCGAAGAGCCCGCTGCTGAAGGATTTCGACCGGGTGATCGTCAGCACGGTGGACGACCTGTACCACCGGAACCGGATCTCGGACGAGAACTGGGATCAGTTCGACGAATTCGGGCCCGAGGGCGTCACCGATCTCATCCTGGTCTACGGCCTCTACGTACTTCAGTCGTGCGTCGCACGCAACTTCGGCACGACCTTGGAAGAGGGCTCGCTCGGTTACCTGCCCGACCTCGACCAGTTCCGCGAGCAGCAGCAGCGCCGACACTGA
- a CDS encoding IlvD/Edd family dehydratase, which translates to MGNKSELRSQDWFGGRGAKGFTHRSWVRSRGVPKDHFDGRPVVGICNTWSELTSCNSHFRELAQHVREGILEAGGVPMEFPVISTGETLTRPTAMLLRNLCSMDVEETLRANPLDGVVLMMGCDKTTPGLLMGAASVNLPTIGLSAGPMLNGSFRGRSFGIKDAWNLSADLRAGRATVEDVEEAESCLNRTVGVCNVMGTGSTMAAMVEAMGVGLPDNAAIPAVDARRRVLAREVGRRIVDMVREDLTLDKVMTREAFENAIKVNAAIGGSTNAVIHLTAVARRMEVPLAIEDWHQIGQDIPTLLNIQPSGSYLMQDFHEAGGLPVIIRDLCEAGLLHRDALTVTGRTLAENNADAACHNRDVVFSVAEPFKSHSGIAVLRGNLCPEGSVIKPSAAEPRLLKHRGRAVVFENQDDLNARIDDPDLDIDADSVMVLKNCGPKGFPGMPELGMMPIPAKLLAVGVKDMVRISDARMSGTAFGAVVLHVSPEAAAGGALDAVHNGDVIELDVAERRLDLLISEEELQSRLAARRALEPKATRGYAKLYIDTVNQAHDGCDLDFLVGKTGSEVPPNQH; encoded by the coding sequence ATGGGCAACAAATCTGAGCTCCGGTCGCAGGACTGGTTCGGGGGCCGAGGAGCCAAAGGCTTCACGCACCGGAGTTGGGTGCGCAGTCGCGGCGTGCCGAAGGACCACTTCGACGGCCGGCCGGTCGTCGGAATCTGCAACACCTGGTCCGAACTGACCTCCTGCAATTCCCACTTCCGCGAGCTGGCGCAGCACGTTCGCGAGGGGATTCTGGAAGCGGGCGGCGTCCCGATGGAATTCCCCGTCATCTCGACGGGAGAGACGCTGACCCGGCCCACGGCCATGCTGTTGCGCAATCTCTGCAGCATGGACGTCGAGGAGACACTGCGCGCCAACCCGCTCGACGGCGTCGTCCTGATGATGGGCTGCGACAAGACGACCCCCGGGCTCTTGATGGGGGCCGCAAGCGTCAATCTGCCGACGATCGGGCTTTCGGCGGGGCCGATGCTCAACGGCAGTTTTCGCGGCAGGTCCTTCGGCATCAAGGACGCCTGGAATCTCTCGGCGGACCTGCGCGCCGGCCGGGCGACCGTCGAGGACGTGGAGGAGGCCGAGTCCTGCCTCAACCGCACCGTCGGTGTCTGCAACGTGATGGGCACCGGCTCGACGATGGCCGCGATGGTCGAGGCGATGGGTGTCGGCCTGCCGGACAATGCCGCGATACCCGCCGTCGATGCGCGGCGCCGGGTACTCGCCCGTGAGGTGGGACGCCGGATCGTCGACATGGTGCGCGAGGACCTCACCCTCGACAAGGTGATGACCCGCGAGGCATTCGAGAACGCGATCAAGGTCAATGCCGCGATCGGCGGCTCGACCAATGCGGTCATCCATCTCACCGCGGTGGCCCGGCGGATGGAGGTTCCGCTCGCCATCGAGGACTGGCATCAGATCGGCCAGGACATCCCCACGCTGCTCAACATCCAGCCGTCCGGCAGCTATCTGATGCAGGACTTCCACGAGGCAGGCGGACTGCCGGTCATCATTCGGGACCTCTGCGAAGCGGGCCTTCTGCACCGGGATGCGTTGACCGTGACCGGCCGTACGCTCGCGGAGAACAACGCCGATGCCGCATGCCACAACCGGGACGTGGTGTTCAGCGTGGCGGAGCCCTTCAAATCGCATTCGGGGATCGCGGTGCTCCGCGGCAATCTGTGCCCGGAGGGCTCGGTCATCAAGCCATCCGCCGCGGAACCGCGTTTGCTCAAGCACCGGGGCCGGGCGGTGGTGTTCGAGAACCAGGACGACCTCAACGCGCGTATCGACGACCCTGATCTCGACATCGACGCGGACTCGGTGATGGTCCTGAAGAACTGCGGGCCCAAGGGATTTCCCGGTATGCCGGAGCTGGGGATGATGCCGATCCCGGCCAAGCTGCTCGCCGTCGGAGTCAAGGACATGGTGCGTATTTCCGATGCCCGGATGAGCGGCACCGCATTCGGTGCGGTCGTTCTGCACGTCTCGCCCGAAGCGGCCGCCGGCGGCGCCCTGGACGCAGTCCACAACGGTGATGTCATCGAACTCGACGTGGCCGAGCGAAGGCTCGATCTGCTGATCTCCGAAGAAGAACTGCAAAGTCGCCTCGCTGCGCGACGGGCGCTCGAACCGAAGGCGACGCGAGGCTACGCGAAGCTCTACATCGACACCGTGAACCAGGCGCACGACGGCTGCGATCTGGATTTCCTGGTCGGCAAGACCGGCAGCGAAGTCCCGCCCAATCAGCACTGA
- a CDS encoding FAD-binding oxidoreductase — protein MSSVAARFAEIVGGSYLLSGDAIPEDYAHDEALTAPPRPPAHLAKPQSTREVADLLKAANELGVPVTARGSGTGLSGGARPRADGLLVSFERMNAVLEIDTANHVAVVQPGVTLAELNTQAAEAGLGYTVSPGEPSASIGGNVGTNAGGMRAIKYGVTRHHVVGLEAVLATGDIIRTGGKISKVSSGYDLTQLIIGSEGTLAVVTEIIVKLHPRLAHSATVLAPFTTFDEVLTAVPKIVSSGLEPHILEYIDSQTLAAISEYTEHGLGVPDRIRDTAQAYLVVALENRDNDRLQADVVALGGLLDELGAIEVYVLEGNSARELIEAREKSFWTAKARGADDIIDVVVPRAAMPEFLRRTRETVQSYGAGAAGCGHAGDGNVHLGIFCEEPERREKLLTEIFALGMELGGAISGEHGLGQTKSEYFLDLEDPAKIALMRRIKESFDPAGILNPGDPYVERG, from the coding sequence ATGAGCAGTGTCGCGGCACGGTTCGCGGAGATCGTCGGGGGCTCGTATCTGCTGTCCGGCGATGCGATTCCCGAAGACTACGCACACGACGAGGCCTTGACGGCACCCCCGCGGCCCCCCGCCCATCTGGCCAAGCCGCAGAGCACCCGGGAGGTCGCCGACCTGCTCAAGGCGGCGAATGAGCTCGGCGTTCCGGTCACCGCACGTGGCTCGGGCACGGGCCTCTCCGGTGGCGCACGACCCCGCGCGGATGGACTGCTGGTCTCGTTCGAGCGGATGAACGCGGTTCTCGAGATCGACACCGCCAACCACGTCGCCGTCGTCCAACCAGGGGTCACACTCGCTGAGTTGAATACGCAGGCTGCCGAGGCAGGGCTCGGCTATACCGTCTCCCCCGGTGAACCGAGCGCCAGTATCGGCGGCAATGTCGGGACGAACGCCGGCGGGATGCGGGCGATCAAGTACGGCGTCACGCGGCACCATGTCGTAGGGCTCGAGGCCGTGCTGGCGACCGGCGACATCATCCGGACCGGCGGCAAGATCTCCAAGGTCTCGTCCGGATACGACCTGACCCAGCTGATCATCGGCTCCGAGGGGACCCTCGCGGTCGTCACCGAGATCATCGTGAAGCTCCATCCGCGGCTGGCGCACAGCGCCACGGTGCTCGCTCCGTTCACCACCTTCGACGAGGTGCTGACCGCCGTACCGAAGATCGTCTCCAGCGGGCTCGAGCCGCACATCCTCGAGTACATCGACAGTCAGACGCTGGCGGCGATCAGCGAATACACCGAGCACGGCCTCGGCGTCCCGGACCGGATCCGTGATACCGCGCAGGCCTACCTGGTGGTGGCGCTGGAGAACCGCGACAACGACCGGTTGCAGGCCGACGTCGTTGCACTCGGTGGTCTGCTCGACGAACTCGGTGCGATCGAGGTTTACGTACTCGAAGGCAACTCCGCCCGCGAGCTGATCGAGGCCCGTGAGAAATCATTCTGGACGGCCAAGGCCCGCGGTGCCGACGACATCATCGACGTGGTGGTCCCGCGAGCCGCAATGCCCGAATTCCTCCGCCGCACGCGGGAGACGGTGCAGTCGTACGGTGCGGGAGCCGCCGGTTGCGGGCATGCCGGAGACGGCAATGTGCATCTCGGCATCTTCTGCGAGGAACCGGAGAGGCGCGAGAAGCTGCTGACCGAGATCTTTGCGCTCGGTATGGAACTGGGCGGCGCGATCTCCGGCGAACACGGCCTAGGGCAGACCAAATCGGAGTATTTCCTCGACCTTGAGGACCCGGCGAAGATCGCGCTGATGCGCCGAATCAAGGAGAGCTTCGATCCGGCCGGGATTCTCAATCCAGGTGACCCGTACGTGGAGAGGGGCTGA
- a CDS encoding GAF domain-containing protein, whose amino-acid sequence MTEPWVALEAGADPAERVRVLRRAHERFTQAGTLTRPVRSVVAESWRRSARARVSPEDSGAAVELTDGDLGSYRAEHPLAGVMPLFRELMGTFAMDGEHLLAVCDAHGRLLWVEGHSATRRQAGRMNFVPGARWAESAMGTNAPGTAVAVDRPVQVFAAEHFIRRVQPWTCAAAPVHDPRTGRLLGAVDITGGDGLAHPHSLAFVQAVARAAESQLALLSPPVAAADWVGLTALGRDEALLLTGGRKVRLSRRHSEILVLLARHPEGLTGEELLCALYEDESVTPVTLRAEFARLRRLLGPELLRSRPYRLSVPVESDIDAVERRLGSGAVTAAAAAYAGPLLPASQAPAVARLRRRLADQLRAALIARRDPDLLADWVHAPWGEDDLAVWRALAQVRTTPPVLARLRELDAELTDAR is encoded by the coding sequence TTGACCGAACCATGGGTGGCCCTGGAAGCCGGTGCCGATCCTGCCGAGCGGGTGCGGGTGCTGCGGCGGGCCCACGAGAGGTTCACGCAGGCGGGGACGCTCACGCGACCGGTGCGCTCCGTGGTGGCCGAGTCGTGGAGGCGCTCGGCCAGGGCCAGGGTCAGCCCGGAGGACAGCGGCGCGGCAGTGGAGCTCACCGACGGTGACCTCGGTTCGTACCGTGCCGAGCATCCGTTGGCCGGGGTGATGCCGCTGTTCCGTGAGCTGATGGGCACGTTCGCGATGGACGGTGAGCATCTTCTCGCGGTGTGCGACGCGCACGGCAGACTGCTCTGGGTCGAGGGGCATTCGGCGACCCGGCGGCAGGCCGGGCGGATGAACTTCGTGCCGGGCGCGCGGTGGGCGGAGTCCGCGATGGGGACGAACGCACCGGGCACGGCGGTGGCGGTGGACCGACCGGTGCAGGTGTTCGCGGCCGAGCACTTCATCCGGCGCGTCCAGCCGTGGACGTGCGCGGCGGCCCCGGTGCACGATCCGCGGACCGGCCGGCTGCTCGGGGCAGTGGACATCACCGGAGGCGACGGTCTGGCGCATCCGCACAGCCTCGCCTTCGTGCAGGCGGTCGCTCGGGCAGCGGAGTCGCAACTGGCGTTGCTGTCACCACCGGTGGCGGCCGCGGACTGGGTCGGTCTCACCGCGCTCGGCCGCGATGAGGCGTTGCTGCTGACCGGCGGACGCAAGGTGCGGCTGAGCCGTAGGCACAGCGAGATCCTCGTCCTGCTGGCCCGCCACCCCGAGGGGTTGACCGGCGAGGAGCTGCTGTGCGCGCTGTACGAGGACGAGTCGGTGACGCCGGTGACGCTGCGGGCCGAGTTCGCCCGGCTGCGGCGGCTCCTCGGGCCGGAACTGCTGCGGTCGCGCCCGTACAGGCTCTCGGTGCCGGTCGAGTCGGATATCGATGCCGTGGAGCGAAGGCTCGGATCAGGAGCGGTCACCGCGGCCGCCGCCGCGTACGCGGGTCCGCTTCTGCCCGCTTCACAGGCACCTGCGGTGGCCAGGCTGCGGCGCAGGCTCGCCGATCAGCTGCGGGCCGCGTTGATCGCCCGCCGTGACCCGGATCTCCTGGCCGACTGGGTCCACGCACCGTGGGGTGAGGACGACCTGGCGGTATGGCGGGCGCTGGCCCAGGTACGGACGACGCCACCGGTGCTGGCTCGACTCCGAGAGCTGGATGCGGAGTTGACTGACGCGAGGTAA
- a CDS encoding aldehyde dehydrogenase family protein, producing MTRYAAPGADGAVVSYQSRYDHFIDGEYVPPARGQYFENPSPVNGQPFTEIARGTAEDVEKALDAAHAAAPAWGRTSPTERADVLRKIADRMEANLEQLAVAESWENGKPVRETLAADIPLAIDHFRYFAGVIRAQEGSLSEVDDDTVAYHFHEPLGAVAQIIPWNFPILMATWKLAPALAAGNAVVLKPAEQTPASIHYWMSLVSDLLPPGVVNVVNGFGVEAGKPLASSPRVAKVAFTGETTTGRLIMQYASENIKPVTLELGGKSPNIFFDDVWAANDDFRDKALEGFTMFALNNGEVCTCPSRALVQRGHYSEFMEAAVARTEQIVPGHPLDTDTMIGAQASNDQLEKILSYLDIGQQEGAKVLTGGQRITYDGELAGGYYVQPTIFEGDNRMRIFQEEIFGPVVSVASFNDFDDAIKTANDTLYGLGAGVWTRDMNTAYRAGRAIQAGRVWTNCYHAYPAHAAFGGYKQSGIGRETHKMMLEHYQQTKNLLVSYSPKKLGFF from the coding sequence ATGACCCGTTACGCAGCGCCCGGCGCCGATGGCGCAGTTGTCTCCTACCAGTCCCGCTACGACCACTTCATCGACGGTGAGTACGTCCCGCCCGCGCGCGGCCAGTACTTCGAGAACCCGAGCCCCGTCAACGGGCAGCCCTTCACCGAGATCGCCCGCGGTACGGCCGAGGACGTGGAGAAGGCCCTCGACGCGGCGCATGCCGCCGCGCCCGCGTGGGGCCGCACCTCACCGACCGAACGCGCGGACGTCCTGCGGAAGATCGCCGACCGCATGGAGGCGAACCTCGAACAGCTCGCGGTGGCCGAGAGCTGGGAGAACGGCAAGCCGGTACGCGAGACGCTGGCCGCCGACATCCCGCTGGCCATCGACCACTTCCGCTACTTCGCGGGGGTCATCCGCGCGCAGGAGGGGTCGCTGAGCGAGGTGGACGACGACACCGTCGCGTACCACTTCCACGAGCCGCTCGGCGCCGTCGCGCAGATCATCCCGTGGAACTTCCCCATCCTGATGGCGACATGGAAGCTCGCGCCCGCACTCGCGGCGGGCAACGCGGTCGTCCTCAAGCCCGCCGAACAGACCCCGGCGTCCATCCACTACTGGATGAGCCTGGTCTCCGATCTACTGCCGCCGGGTGTGGTCAACGTCGTCAACGGCTTCGGCGTCGAGGCGGGCAAGCCCCTCGCCTCAAGCCCGCGCGTCGCGAAGGTCGCCTTCACCGGTGAGACCACCACGGGGCGGCTGATCATGCAGTACGCCTCGGAGAACATCAAACCGGTGACCCTTGAGCTGGGCGGGAAGTCGCCGAACATCTTCTTCGACGACGTGTGGGCCGCCAACGACGACTTCCGCGACAAGGCGCTGGAGGGCTTCACGATGTTCGCCCTCAACAACGGCGAGGTGTGTACCTGCCCGTCACGTGCTCTCGTCCAGCGGGGTCACTACAGCGAGTTCATGGAAGCGGCGGTCGCCCGTACCGAGCAGATCGTGCCGGGCCACCCGCTGGACACCGACACGATGATCGGAGCCCAGGCCTCCAACGACCAGCTGGAGAAGATCCTCTCCTACCTGGACATCGGCCAGCAGGAGGGCGCCAAGGTCCTGACGGGCGGCCAGCGCATCACGTACGACGGTGAGTTGGCGGGTGGCTACTACGTCCAGCCGACGATCTTCGAGGGCGACAACCGCATGCGGATCTTCCAGGAGGAGATCTTCGGCCCGGTCGTCTCGGTCGCGTCGTTCAACGACTTCGACGATGCGATCAAGACCGCCAACGACACTCTGTACGGTTTGGGCGCCGGAGTGTGGACACGCGACATGAACACCGCCTACCGGGCGGGCCGTGCGATCCAGGCGGGCCGGGTCTGGACGAACTGCTACCACGCGTACCCCGCGCATGCTGCGTTCGGCGGCTACAAGCAGTCCGGGATCGGGCGCGAGACGCACAAGATGATGCTGGAGCACTACCAGCAGACGAAGAACCTTCTGGTGTCGTACTCGCCGAAGAAGCTGGGCTTCTTCTAG
- a CDS encoding D-glycerate dehydrogenase, with protein sequence MNIFITRALPGDVLSPLARIGKVTVSPHDRPLTQDELRAGVVGADAVITTLNDQIGTEVLAAGPQLRVVANTATGYDNLDVAAITAHGAVATNTPGVLVDATADLTMALLLDVTRRVSEGDRLIRSGTPWSWDMGFLLGAGLQKGRLGVVGMGAIGRAVARRAAAFGMDVVHHARRGPGVIGPSTRVELKELLSTADVVSLHCPLTQETHHLIDEAALRLMKRSAYLVNTARGPVVDEAALARALYLGEIAGAALDVYEDEPHVHPGLIELENVVLAPHLGSATAQTRTRMAEVAVENVVAVLGGGEPVTPVPQP encoded by the coding sequence GTGAACATCTTCATCACCCGTGCCCTTCCCGGCGACGTCCTCAGCCCGCTCGCCCGGATCGGCAAGGTGACGGTCTCCCCGCATGACCGGCCGCTGACACAGGACGAACTGCGCGCGGGGGTGGTCGGAGCTGACGCGGTCATCACGACGCTCAACGACCAGATCGGGACCGAAGTCCTCGCCGCCGGGCCTCAGTTGCGCGTGGTGGCCAACACCGCCACCGGCTACGACAACCTCGACGTAGCCGCGATCACAGCCCACGGCGCGGTCGCGACGAACACTCCGGGCGTCCTTGTCGACGCGACCGCCGACCTGACGATGGCGCTGCTGCTCGACGTGACCCGGCGGGTGAGCGAGGGCGACCGGCTGATCAGGTCCGGCACTCCGTGGTCGTGGGACATGGGGTTCCTGCTCGGTGCCGGCCTTCAGAAGGGGCGTCTCGGCGTCGTCGGCATGGGCGCCATCGGCAGGGCGGTGGCACGCCGCGCCGCCGCCTTCGGCATGGACGTGGTGCACCACGCCCGGCGTGGTCCTGGCGTCATCGGTCCCAGCACACGCGTCGAGTTGAAGGAGCTGCTGTCCACCGCGGACGTCGTCTCCCTGCACTGCCCGCTGACGCAGGAGACCCACCATCTGATCGACGAAGCGGCTCTGCGCCTGATGAAGCGGAGCGCCTACCTGGTCAACACGGCGCGAGGCCCGGTAGTCGACGAGGCCGCGCTGGCACGCGCCCTGTACCTCGGCGAGATCGCCGGCGCGGCGCTCGATGTGTACGAGGACGAACCGCACGTACACCCCGGGCTCATCGAGCTCGAGAACGTCGTACTCGCACCTCATCTCGGCTCCGCCACCGCCCAGACCCGTACGCGGATGGCCGAGGTCGCCGTCGAGAACGTCGTGGCCGTACTCGGCGGCGGGGAGCCGGTCACGCCGGTCCCGCAGCCGTGA
- a CDS encoding acetolactate synthase large subunit, protein MSVTNGARSLIRTLVDAGVEVCFANPGTSEMHFVAALDGVPEMRGVLGLFEGVVTGAADGYARIAGKPAATLLHLGPGLGNGLANLHNARRAHTPIVNVVGDHATYHKQYDAPLDSDIETVARSLEGWVRRSERTKDIGADAAAAVAAAQDAPGRIATLILPADSSWGAGGERGAPVPSRGPEAVDRATVERIAKVLAGGESVALLIGGSACHEHGLRATSRITAATGVRAYAETFPARLERGAGLPAIERLGYLSEQVSQQLGGVKHVITAGARAPASFFAYPGKASNLMPDGARIHVLAEVWQDVPGALHDVAELVAAATQPVLAEAARPALPSGPLTPQNWVDVIGALLPDRAIIADEANTSGLRLPTATAGAPRHDVLTLTGGAIGFGMPVATGAAIAAPGRPVISLQSDGSALYTISALWTQARENLDVTTVLLNNRAYAILRMELLRVGAQTGGPAANQLLNLARPDLDFARIAEGMGVPATRATTAEELAEQFGRALAEPGPHLIDAMVPPLL, encoded by the coding sequence ATGAGTGTGACGAACGGCGCGCGGTCCCTGATCCGCACGCTCGTCGACGCCGGTGTGGAGGTCTGCTTCGCCAACCCCGGCACCTCGGAGATGCACTTCGTGGCCGCACTCGACGGCGTACCCGAAATGCGGGGAGTGCTCGGCCTGTTCGAAGGTGTCGTCACCGGGGCCGCGGACGGGTACGCACGAATCGCCGGGAAGCCGGCCGCCACTCTGTTACACCTCGGGCCGGGGCTCGGGAACGGGCTGGCGAACCTGCACAACGCGCGCCGTGCGCACACTCCGATCGTCAATGTGGTCGGTGATCACGCGACGTACCACAAGCAGTACGACGCTCCCCTCGACTCGGACATCGAGACCGTGGCACGGTCGCTAGAGGGCTGGGTCCGCCGGTCAGAGCGGACGAAGGACATCGGCGCGGACGCGGCCGCGGCGGTCGCAGCGGCTCAGGACGCCCCAGGGCGGATCGCCACGCTGATCCTCCCGGCCGACTCATCGTGGGGCGCGGGCGGTGAAAGGGGCGCTCCCGTTCCGTCGCGCGGGCCGGAGGCCGTCGACCGGGCCACGGTGGAGCGCATCGCCAAGGTGCTGGCCGGTGGCGAGTCGGTGGCGCTGCTCATCGGTGGCAGCGCCTGCCACGAGCACGGGCTGCGCGCAACCAGCCGTATCACCGCGGCGACCGGGGTGAGGGCGTACGCCGAGACGTTCCCCGCGCGGCTCGAGCGGGGCGCGGGCCTGCCGGCGATCGAGCGGCTCGGTTATCTCTCCGAGCAAGTCTCCCAGCAACTCGGCGGGGTCAAGCACGTGATCACCGCCGGAGCGAGAGCGCCCGCGTCGTTCTTCGCCTACCCGGGCAAGGCCAGCAATCTGATGCCCGACGGCGCGCGGATTCACGTGCTGGCCGAGGTGTGGCAGGACGTTCCTGGTGCGCTGCATGACGTCGCGGAACTGGTCGCCGCCGCAACGCAACCGGTGCTCGCGGAGGCCGCCAGGCCCGCGCTGCCGTCCGGCCCGCTGACCCCGCAGAACTGGGTCGACGTCATCGGCGCTCTGCTGCCGGACCGGGCGATCATCGCGGACGAGGCGAACACTTCGGGGCTGCGTCTGCCGACCGCGACCGCGGGCGCGCCACGGCACGACGTACTGACCCTGACCGGAGGAGCGATCGGCTTCGGCATGCCCGTAGCGACCGGTGCGGCCATCGCCGCACCCGGCCGGCCGGTGATCAGCCTGCAGTCCGACGGCAGCGCGCTCTACACGATCTCGGCGCTGTGGACGCAGGCCCGGGAGAACCTCGACGTCACCACCGTGCTCCTGAACAACCGCGCTTACGCGATCCTGCGCATGGAGTTGCTAAGGGTGGGGGCTCAGACCGGTGGCCCGGCGGCGAACCAACTGCTCAACCTGGCACGGCCGGACCTCGACTTCGCCAGGATCGCCGAGGGAATGGGTGTGCCGGCGACGCGGGCGACGACCGCGGAGGAACTGGCCGAACAATTCGGGCGCGCGCTCGCCGAGCCCGGGCCGCATCTGATCGACGCGATGGTGCCGCCGCTGCTCTGA